In one window of Terriglobales bacterium DNA:
- a CDS encoding DmsC/YnfH family molybdoenzyme membrane anchor subunit yields MSLPLIELAGNDDIRFVLSRQSSAAARKVLYEIEPLAAVPRIPARAPSPGEQYRFHFDMTQCIGCKCCIVACNEQNGNPADINWRRVGEIEGGLYPDTYRLYLSMGCNHCLEPSCLIGCPVEAYTKDPVLGIVQHSAEACIGCQYCTWNCSYGVPQYNPERGVVGKCDMCYGRLTRGREPACVNACPEGAIRIEVVKIDAWKREYSGANAPGLPSADDSISTTRITLPERLPPDIRTADSWRVRPEAPHWPLVFMTVLTQLSVGSFASIWLLQLVGGGSRLGTAAIGSLTLGGLALASSTAHLGRPIHAYRALKMWKRSWLSREVLLFGCFSAMAGLYAASLWLGSSISRQLGGATVVLGAAGIVASAFIYLVPARPSWNTKFTVSDFFLTAALLGPFFAVAIGATRGRLVALIGVIAASAQLLNQTLRFLWLIASDAFELQASARLLSTTLAKALLLRGAFLIAGGIALPLSSSGLAPFAALAVAFGGEIMGRYLFYVSVVPKNIAAPYLSAQDRAA; encoded by the coding sequence GATGACATCCGGTTCGTATTGAGCCGGCAATCTTCGGCTGCGGCGCGAAAGGTTTTGTATGAAATCGAGCCGCTGGCAGCCGTTCCCCGAATCCCTGCCCGCGCGCCGTCTCCGGGGGAGCAGTATCGGTTTCACTTTGATATGACGCAGTGCATCGGGTGCAAGTGCTGCATCGTTGCATGCAATGAACAGAACGGGAATCCGGCGGACATCAATTGGCGGCGCGTGGGAGAGATCGAGGGTGGGTTGTATCCCGACACTTACCGGCTGTATTTGTCGATGGGTTGTAATCACTGCCTGGAGCCGTCGTGCTTGATTGGCTGTCCGGTTGAGGCTTACACGAAAGATCCGGTCCTGGGCATCGTGCAGCACAGCGCTGAGGCCTGTATCGGGTGCCAGTACTGTACTTGGAATTGCTCGTATGGCGTGCCGCAATACAACCCGGAGCGCGGCGTGGTTGGCAAGTGCGATATGTGCTATGGGCGGCTCACTCGGGGGCGCGAGCCGGCTTGTGTGAATGCCTGTCCAGAGGGCGCGATTCGTATCGAGGTTGTGAAGATCGATGCGTGGAAGCGCGAATATTCCGGTGCGAACGCGCCGGGACTTCCTTCTGCTGACGACAGCATCTCGACCACGCGAATTACGCTTCCCGAGAGACTTCCACCGGACATCCGAACAGCCGATTCCTGGCGCGTGCGGCCTGAGGCGCCTCACTGGCCGCTTGTCTTCATGACTGTCTTAACGCAGCTCTCGGTGGGATCGTTTGCCTCGATTTGGCTGCTGCAACTTGTGGGAGGAGGCTCGCGGCTGGGCACGGCTGCTATTGGATCCCTGACTCTCGGTGGATTGGCGCTCGCTTCTTCCACCGCTCACCTGGGACGACCCATTCATGCGTACCGGGCTTTGAAGATGTGGAAGCGCTCGTGGCTAAGCCGCGAAGTTCTGCTTTTCGGCTGCTTCTCAGCGATGGCGGGGCTCTATGCTGCTTCGCTTTGGCTGGGCTCGTCAATAAGCCGGCAATTGGGTGGTGCAACCGTGGTACTCGGGGCCGCCGGCATTGTGGCTAGCGCATTCATTTATCTGGTTCCGGCCCGGCCGTCCTGGAACACGAAGTTCACCGTCTCCGACTTCTTCCTGACTGCTGCGCTTCTGGGGCCCTTCTTCGCCGTAGCCATCGGCGCTACTCGAGGACGTCTGGTCGCTCTGATCGGGGTTATCGCTGCCTCGGCGCAATTGCTGAATCAGACGTTGCGCTTCCTGTGGCTGATTGCCTCAGATGCCTTTGAGCTGCAGGCGTCGGCACGGTTGCTATCGACCACTCTGGCGAAAGCGCTTCTGCTACGAGGCGCTTTCCTGATCGCTGGAGGAATTGCTCTGCCATTGTCGAGTTCTGGTCTCGCACCATTCGCCGCTTTGGCCGTCGCTTTCGGGGGAGAGATTATGGGACGGTACCTCTTTTACGTCAGCGTCGTGCCGAAGAACATCGCGGCTCCTTACCTTTCGGCGCAGGACAGGGCGGCATGA